Part of the Sporosarcina sp. FSL K6-2383 genome is shown below.
TTTAGCAAATTCTTTTCTGAAACATGAAGATAAGCCTCGTCTACGCAAGCGTGTTTTGTTTGATTTACACGGCTATATTCCTTATGAAGTGAATGTAGATGAAATGATGACAATCATGGCTAAACATGCAACGATTCACAATGAAGCCCTTCTTAGAAAAGAATTGCACACCTATATCAATGAATTAGGTAAAATGAAGGTATAAAATTTGTTTTTACATGCTTTAAAAAGTATTGTAAGTATAGAATTATCAATTATATTATGAAGGAGTTTGATTGAGATGGTCGAAAAACAATTTAAAGTAACGGATAAAGCAGGTATTCACGCACGTCCAGCAGCAATGTTAGTGAGTGTGGCAAACAAATTTGTATCAGACGTAAATTTAGATTACGGTGGCAAGAACGTTAACCTAAAATCTATCTTAGGCGTTATGTCTTTAGGAATTGGGCACGGTGAAACTTTCAAACTAAATGCTAGCGGCGCAGATGAACAGGATGCGATTAATGAATTGGCAAAAACATTGAAAACAGAAGGACTTGCTGAATAATGAGCCTGCTAAAAGGAATTGCTGCATCGAGCGGCATTGCAATTGCAAAAGCATACTGTTTGGTTGAGCCTGATTTATCCTTTAGTAAAAAAAAGATTGAGGACAGTGCAACGGAAGTTGCACGTTTTCAATCTGCACTAGCTACTTCAAAAAGCGAATTGGAAGCAATTCGTGATGTCGCTGAAAAGGAGCTAGGCGCAGATGATGCGGCTATTTTCAATGCGCATGTGTTAGTGCTGACAGATCCAGAGTTAATCGGACCGATAGAAGAAAAGATTAAAACGGATCAAGTCAACGCTGAATTTGCTTTGAAAGAAATGTCAGATATGTTCATTACGATGTTCGAGCAAATGGACAATGCATATATGCAGGAACGTGCGGCAGATATTCGAGACGTCACAAAACGATTGCTGTCACATTTACTAGGTGTTAAAATTGTTAACCCAAGTATGATTTCTGAAGAAGTTGTTGTCATTGCGGAAGATTTAACGCCATCAGATACTGCGCAGTTAAATCGTCAGTTTGTCAAAGGCTTCACAACAGATATTGGTGGAAGAACATCCCACTCTGCTATCATGGCTCGCTCGTTGGAAATTCCAGCAGTTGTCGGAACACAAGAATCGACGAAGCTGATTCAAGACGGTGATCTTGTGATTGTTGATGGATTAAATGGAGAAATACATATTAATCCTAGCGCTGAAGTGGTTGCTGACTACAAAAATAAACAGCAGCAATTTGAGCAGCAAAAGGTAGAATGGGCCAAGCTGGTCAATGAAAAAACAATAACAGCAGACGGTCATCAAGTAGAGTTGGCTGCTAATATTGGTACGCCAGAAGATTTGGTCGGCGTCGTGAATAATGGTGGAGAGGCCGTCGGGCTCTACCGTACTGAATTTTTATATATGGGCAAGGACCAGCTGCCAACAGAGGAAGAGCAGTTCGAAGCTTATAAAAAGGTTTTACAAGGAATGGCAGGTAAGCCGGTTGTAGTGCGTACTCTCGATATCGGTGGAGACAAAGAACTGTCTTACTTACAGCTACCTGAAGAGATGAACCCATTCTTAGGCTTCCGCGCAATTCGTTTATGCTTGGAAGAACAAGATATTTTCCGTACGCAACTACGCGCATTGTTACGGGCAAGCACATTTGGGAATTTGAAAATTATGTTCCCGATGATTGCAACGCTCGGCGAATTCCGCCAAGCGAAAGCGATTTTGGAGGAAGAAAAACAAGAGTTACTAGCAGCGGGTACGGAAATTGCAGAACATATCGAAGTCGGCATCATGGTGGAAATTCCATCGACTGCTGTCCAAGCAGATGTATTTGCGAAAGAAGTTGATTTCTTTAGTATTGGAACGAATGATTTAATCCAATATACATTTGCGGCAGACCGTATGAACGAACGCGTTTCTTACTTGTACCAACCTTATAATCCTGCAATTTTGCGCCTCGTGAAGATGGTCATCGACGCTGCGCATAAGGAAGGAAAATGGGCGGGCATGTGTGGAGAAATGGCAGGCGACGAAATCGCTGTGCCATTATTGATTGGCCTAGGACTCGACGAATTCTCGATGAGTGCGACGTCGATTTTACCCGCACGCGCACAAATTAAGAAATTGAAGAAAAGCGATATGGTTGAGCTTGTAAACGAAGCACTTCAGATGGGAACAGCCGAAGAAGTTGTGCAAGCTGTTAAGGAACGTACTGGTTTATAAAAAACGAATATCACTTTCATAATTATCTATGGATAAAAATATCCCTTGTAGGCCTAGGCTTACAAGGGATATTCTATTACACCTGCTAGATTAACCAACAAATAACTTAATCAAGCACCAGGCGCACTGTGATTAATCGCTTTTGGCTCACTTTGGATTGAACAACGTTCGCAAGTTCCCGAAATTGTATCTTCGGGAATCTTGAATAGTTCACTGAAAGCGGACCAAAATGAACCGACACGCTGCAATTCAGCAGTACCCAGACAATAAAAAGCTCAATACCTTATTCACTCAGTAGGATTAATCTTAAGAAATTCCTCAATTGCAAAAGCCGACACCCCGAGTGCGGCTGAATGGGAGGATAATTCGGAAAACGTTATATTCATATCCACTTTGTGAAAGGGTAGTAGTTCTTGTTTAGCAGTTGTTATGATGGGTTCTATAATCCATTTTTCCGCATCTGCTAATCTATTTCCAATAATAATGAGTTGAGGATTAAACGTTTTTATTAAGTTGGTAATTCCTGTCCCCATATTACATCCGATCTCCTCGAAAATTTGTAGCGCATCTTTGTCATTATTCTCGGCTAGTTCGATCAATTGTTCAAAGCTTGCTTCGGATAAATGGTCGATTTCTTTTGCTTGCTTTAATAGTGCGTGTTCAGATGCATAGGCTTCCCAGCATCCCCTGCTTCCACAATTACATGTGCGCCCATTCTTAACAATGGTCATATGG
Proteins encoded:
- a CDS encoding phosphocarrier protein HPr; its protein translation is MVEKQFKVTDKAGIHARPAAMLVSVANKFVSDVNLDYGGKNVNLKSILGVMSLGIGHGETFKLNASGADEQDAINELAKTLKTEGLAE
- the ptsP gene encoding phosphoenolpyruvate--protein phosphotransferase, giving the protein MSLLKGIAASSGIAIAKAYCLVEPDLSFSKKKIEDSATEVARFQSALATSKSELEAIRDVAEKELGADDAAIFNAHVLVLTDPELIGPIEEKIKTDQVNAEFALKEMSDMFITMFEQMDNAYMQERAADIRDVTKRLLSHLLGVKIVNPSMISEEVVVIAEDLTPSDTAQLNRQFVKGFTTDIGGRTSHSAIMARSLEIPAVVGTQESTKLIQDGDLVIVDGLNGEIHINPSAEVVADYKNKQQQFEQQKVEWAKLVNEKTITADGHQVELAANIGTPEDLVGVVNNGGEAVGLYRTEFLYMGKDQLPTEEEQFEAYKKVLQGMAGKPVVVRTLDIGGDKELSYLQLPEEMNPFLGFRAIRLCLEEQDIFRTQLRALLRASTFGNLKIMFPMIATLGEFRQAKAILEEEKQELLAAGTEIAEHIEVGIMVEIPSTAVQADVFAKEVDFFSIGTNDLIQYTFAADRMNERVSYLYQPYNPAILRLVKMVIDAAHKEGKWAGMCGEMAGDEIAVPLLIGLGLDEFSMSATSILPARAQIKKLKKSDMVELVNEALQMGTAEEVVQAVKERTGL